The sequence below is a genomic window from Chiroxiphia lanceolata isolate bChiLan1 chromosome 8, bChiLan1.pri, whole genome shotgun sequence.
GCCCATTGTGGCTTCAGGAGGTACCAGCAGAGAAGGTCAGGTTGAACATCAGCTACTGGCAGAGAACGGGTTAAACACCAGCCagaatatttccctttttagtTCTTTACCCTGATATTGtctggttttgggttttctgaCAGTTTGAGGGTGTGATGAGCTGAGGGTACAATGGAGATGGGCACCCTGGGTGGTTTTTGGGTGGCTGAGGTGCTGGGCCAACTGGGTGTTCCCTAAGGGACTTCATCGCTAAGGAAATCccttaaaacaaagcaaatcccTCACCAAAACACCCTCCCGAGCTATTTTGAGTGCCCCCAGCCTCCTGTGGCTTCTGGGCATCGTGGTGCTCTCTCAGCAGGGAAGCTCTCTGGCATCACCACCAGCGCCGACGCCGGTGACCACAGCCCCACCAAAGGCCAGCGGGTGCCCCAGGATGGAGCCAAAAACCCCGTTAGCAAGATCTCCTCTAGTAAGTGTCCCTGCTTGTGTGAGGGCAGTGCTTCCTGTGATAACCCTCCCGAGGCCATCTCCACCTCCCTGTGGGATATGCAGGCAGCTGGCAGTGGGGACACATCCAGCAGTGCTTCTGGGGAGTTTTACCCTcggctgctgcatccctggtGCCTCTGCTCCAAAGCCTGCAGCTCGGTTGCCATCTCGTGGAGCCCAGGCTCTTGCAGTTTCTGTGTTGCATTCCTTTTGCCTCCCAGATTTTATGCCCTCTTTatcttggaatttttttggctttttctaGCATTTGCCCCTTGCTCTGAGCAAGAGTCCTTCCTAACAGGGGTGAGTCGCATCCCGCTCCGATGTAGGATGCTGGTTTGGAGCATCccttgttctctctttttttctccgTGCACAGAATCCTTGAGTGCTTTGGCTTCATTTTCCGAATCCCTCTTCCTCCCTTGCTTTGTGGATAGACAGCACCCTGAAAGGGCACCTGGTTGCCTTTGGGGCTGTTGCAAAGGTGCAAGAGTGGGATTTATCTTGTGCTGACGCTGCTGTCCCTCTCCAGGGGAGCCTTGCCTCGGGGACAAGTCCATCTTCTGCCAGATGGAGGTTCTGGCTCGCtactgctccatccctggataCAACAAACTCTGCTGTGAATCCTGTGGCAAGAAAGCCTCCTCCACCACCAGCTCAACCCCCGTCACTGGCCCCAGCGCTCCCTCGGGAATCACCGCTCCCAGCCCCGCTCCGGCACTCTCCCCATACCCCACACCGGGTGGGGACCCCACTCCAACACCTGGGATATCCAGCAGTGGTGCTTTCCCCGGGGGGCTGCCGGCCCCGAGCGAGCCGAGCAGGGGCCAGGCAGCCAGGTAACCCACTCGGGGCCACCTCACCGCGGGGCAGGGGAAgcctttctccctccttccctctcttttcccccctctttttcctctctccccccacTTCTAGCGATGGTTTTCATGGGTGGCACTGCCAGGTTTGGAAATGACCTGGCTCCACACCCAGAAATTCCCAGGAAAACCACTTATTTCTTGTGATCCCCCGTGCCCTCCCGACTGTGGCGTTTTTCTGACAGcgccatggaaaaaaaaggtgaaaaggagcaaaaaatCACTGTGGGTAGACAGGCTGCTTCCTCCCAAGGTGCTAAAAAGATTTGGGAAGAGAGTGGCTTTAatattgctttttcctttccctactCCAAGCAACAACACAGGAGAGGAGGGTCCTGGCTTGGCAGCTCAGCCTCAGAGCTTGTGGGGGTAACAGTGGGAGGATACTGGGAATCTGAGGGGCCAAGGAACTGGAGGGAGGtggtgaggggaggggggaattgTGGGAAAATCCCAAaatgctgctctgggctgtccCTGTTGGGGTAGAGAGTTTTCGAAACCTGTCTGGGAGAAGGTGGAGCGTGAAAAACATAGAGCAACTTCTGTCCTGGAGGCAGGAAATGGTCCAGGAAATTCCAATGTGAGCAATAAGAACCAGGTCAAAGACCAAAAATTGATGTAAAAAATGCCTGTCACTTGGGAGTGACTTTTTTAGCCAATACTGCCTTTGGCCAGCCTTGAGCTGATACCGATGCCAGGACAACCAGCCTCATCCCTGCACCTTGTACCCAGTGCCTGTGGGGCATCAGCACCTGCTGGAGGGAAATGGAGGTGACTGGGAAGCAGGAAGTGGATTTTAGGGGCAGTTACAAAGAAAGGAGGGAGCAAGATTCATCTGCGTCTTTTGTTGCGTGGGAAGGAGTGGAAGGGGGGTGATTAATgccattaaaaattattgtgCCAAGTACTAAAGGTATGCACAGCACTTTAGGAGCCTCGGGCCGGGCACACCTTGCCAGGTGTCAggccagctctgggcacagggtCTGCCTGGAGGAGTTACAGTCCTCAAAACCTCCCCAGAATGGTGTCCCCGAGGGGGCTGCCCTGGTTTTGGTGTTTACGGCTGTGCAGCCTCCCAGCTGAGGGCCTTGGGCACCCCCAGGTGCagtggcaggggaaggagggtgTCCATGGTGGTGAGCGCTGCCCTAGGGAGGAGGATTTGGGCACAGAGATGGAGTCTGAGGAAGGCAAGGCTTGGCAGATAGACCAGTTTGGCATTGCAAAGTGGGGAATGTCTTGGCAGCACGTGTGTGGTGTGGGTGCATCCGCTGGCCCTGTTGGTGCTGCTTCCCTGGTATCCaaggagcaggatggggcaTCCCTAGGGACAGTGTCTGTAAGCTCTTCAGGTGTCTGGGGCTTGCTGGTAAAGTGGCCTGGGGTGACTTTTCTGGTCTGGCTTGGattgcagcaggggaggggttGAGATACCTGCTTTGGCTGAAAGGGATGGAGACCCCTCTGCGTTCCTAACTGGACACTGCCACACTCCCCCAGAGCTTCCCAGCAGCATAAAAAGGGCTGAAGAGATGGGAAGAGGGTGGCTTGTTCACCCTACTGCCCCCAGATCGCTGCCAAGTCACAGCTGGACACACATTTATCTAACTACTCTCAAAGCATCTGAGGCTGCAGGTCCCCTGCTCCCGGGTGCTACCCTTTGGCATTAGATGGGCATCccaaaagatagaaaaaaagcCCCCTGTCTGTCTGAGCCAAGCAACTGGCACACCTTGTGGGAGTGGGCACGTGGAGGGTGCCTGGGGGGTGCCCAGATCCAAGTCGTGCAGGGTATTGGCACCCACAGGACCCACGAGGTGCTGTGGGTGTGCCAGGATGGGATTCACCCCTCAGATGGCCGTGCCCCTTGCCAGCCTCTCCACTGCCCTCCACGGGAGTGCCACCATTTATTTATTGTGCCAAAGATAATGCTTCGTTTTCTGTCCAAGGAGCATAAGAAAAAGACCCCCTTTCCCCTCAAAAATGGGCTGTGATGTTCTTCCTCCCACATTCCcagctgcacccccagcctccccccCTCTTCAGTGCTGGCCTGGGCATTGGTGCTTTATTGCATTAGGAATATTTGCAGTGGTTCCTTGCTGTACCTCGGAGCAGGGGCCCCTCACACCCCACAGCCGGGGTCCCCTGGGGGGAATTTAGGCAAGGGGGGCTGCGCTGCAGGTGCTAACCCTGGACCTCAAGCTGAGAGGTGGGGGAGATTCAAAGCAGGGTGTGATAatcccccccacacacactctgCTCTGGGGTGGTgatgctgcagggctggcacccAGCACTGGGTAtttcatggaatcctggaaggttggggttggaagggaccttaaagctcatcttgttccaacccctaccatgggcggggacaccttccactagaccaggttgctctgagccctgtccaacctggccttggacactgccagggatggggaattTATTCCAGCTGAGGGCAGGCTGAGCTTGGGTAGCTCTGGCTACACAGGGATTTGATCCTGTCTCCAGGAGGAGAGGATGACTCTAGTCCCCTAGTCCCCTTCATCCTCCTGGGCCTGGCAGAGCCATCGTGTCATTCCTGTGATACAACCCTTGTCCAGTGTTACCACGATGTATAAAATTTTGTACATATGAGATTCAGagctttttaacttttaatatttattaattttgttgttttttttttttttctttttggaactctaacataatgtaaaaaaaagaaaaagaaatccacatAAAAATCTCTTGCTGCTAATTTATTTGTGGGGTGGGCGTGTGAAGGGGGAAATACAAACGGTTGTTGAAATGGGTTTATTTTACGTTATTTCAACCCAGCCACTCCTCTTTGTCAGCCAGAATTTCACATTGCTGTTTTGAGCAGGGGGAAAACCtctatgtatatacatatacgCACACGTAAATAGGTGGTTTGgccactgcaaaaataaatattgatgtGTTGCTAGTTCAGGCCAAAAAGCTGCTCCTCTATGATGCTGAACACCAGCTGcttttgctggggtttttaGGTAACTCCTCGTGGAAGGCTTAGTGCATCTTTTGGATGCTCCACTCCATCCTTGAAGCAGAAGCACggtgctgggagaagagaatgTGTTCTCTGTGCCCAGGGTTGCTTGGTGGGTGCACTGTCTCACCCCATCACTGGCACTGAGtggagaatcatggaatggtttgggttggaagggaccttaaagatcgtcttgttccaactcccttccgctagaccaggttgctctgagccccatccagccttgcTTTGAGCCAGGAATGAGTCTCCAGCTCTGGCCCCTTTGCTCCTGCCCGGGCAGAGCCCGTCTCCCCGCAGCTCAGGGGCCCGCGGTGGCAGAGAGGTGCCGGTGGAGGTGCTCGATGAAGTCGGCTTGGGATTGTGGCAGGACCCGGTGAAGCACGGCTGTGgggatccagccctgggggagaGAAAACACCCCCAAGGTTGGTCCTGCCGGGCCAAAGGGAGGAGGGGGCTTTGCACAGTGGGGTGTGCCCCCCTcgctgtccctgcccaggtggCACTTGCCTTCAGGTCCATGCTCAGGAGCCAGGTGAGGCGGGTCCTGCCGGGGTCCCCCGCCAGCGGCTGCAGGACGATGCAGCTGAGCCGGGACTCGGCCCTGCAGGGGAGCAGGCGGTGAGGGTCTCCCCCGGGGGGCACACGGGGGCAAGGAGGACCCAGAGCAAACCCAGCGGGGACTCAGCCCTCGGCGTGCCTTGCTTGCTGTGCCCGGTGCCCACGTTCAGGGCTGCAGCGGTGGCCCCCCCCTTCTGCAGAGACACGATACCCCGTGACGGTCCttttggggggaaagggggggttACCTTACCTGATGCGCCCTTCCTGCGGGGGCAGCGGCTCGGCGCGGGTGGCAGTGCCCACCAGGTAGATGGCCGCGCCCCTCCTCCCGCGGTGCCGCACGCTGACCAAGTCCCGCTGCCCCACCAGGTTGCCCGGGCTGGGAGTGGTGACTTCGTGTGTCACCAGCGTGTCCGTCCCGACGCGCCGCAGCACCTGCCGGAGCAAGGAACACGCCAGGAATTAGGATTAGGctccctgtggctgcccctcCGGGGACATTTCTGACACCCCCTTACTCCTCCCCCTAAGCCACCGTGGGGACAGCGGCGGGGGCAGAAGCAGCAGCGAGAAGAGGTTTTTGGGGCTGGCACCTGGTAATAATTAAATTCCAGTCTCCAAGAGGGAAAAAGGATGATTTTGcatcttttggttttttttattatttaatctaTGATGGGAGCTTCTtgatgctgtttcttttccagaaggCACAGGTAAGTGGTAGCTATAAATAAGCAGAGGCTGGGGAGCATCTGAGCCAGGCTGGGTGAGTAAGGGGAGACTTTCTGGGGCTGGCAGCTTCCTTAGGGATATGCTGTAATTTGGGAGCTGAGAAAGAAGCCCAGGACAACACAAGCTTCCTACAGCGTGAATATATTtgattttgcctcttttttttgaGCTGTCTGATTCCTCTGACATTAGAGTCTGAGTAATGTCAGATTCCCTGATACGGAAAAACCTCTGTGAATTGGCACCATGAGGAATAGAGAACTTGGAAATGACACATTTACAATGCCGTGCCAGCAAAGCGCATCTCCTCTCCCTGGGGTGATATCCTGCTCTTGCAGGAGTGTGGAATTAGCTTTAATCCTCCAGCAATGTTAAAACTGCCTATAAATATGGGGGGTTTTGGGTGCTGGCAACCCTGGTAAGGGAAATTTTTGGACCATCTGCCCATGGTGGCATCTTGCCCCACCTTACCTTCACCTGGCTGAGGTGTGGGTTCCACTGGGGCATCTGCTCCATCCTCTCAAACAGCTCCTGGTGCAGCTGTGCCACCGGCACAGCCAGGACCACCTCTGCCCGAAACACCCTGCCGAGCCCAGGGAGGGCAGCGCTGGACACGGCGGCACTGGTGtcctgggggagcagagagccCCAGTCACCCCTAAAACTGGCACATCTGAACCATGCCACTacagccctggaagtgtccaaggccaggttggacggggcttggagcaacctgggacagtggaaggtgtccctgcccatggcaggggcttggatctggatggtctttaaggtgccttgcaacccaaatcattctgtgattctgcaaagCAGATCCTCCCTGGACTGATTTCTCCCCTTGAGAGCTTTTCTGGCACGAAGCAGCCAAGGGCGGAGGGGGTGAGGGTTTACCAGCACGGGCTCTGCCTGCCAGCtggtgtgctgctgcagggtgcTCAGTGCTCGCTGCAGGGCCCTTTCTCCCTGGCGGATGCAGGAGAGGTCCATGCTGGAGGACTGGCTGGGGCTGACACCTCTGGTGGGCTcggggcagggagctgcaggaggaaggcagagcaaTGTGAAACACCCCCCTAGTCCCACTTTGCCTGTGGACATGGCCGTGGGTACAGAAGTAcaaaggagctggagcaggagaggctTGCTGACCCAAAATCTTGGATCTTCCCATGCAACTGGTCCCCTGCTGGGCAGAGGGATGGCTTGGTCCAGAAAACCTTGCTGGCTTCCatctgctgtgtctgtgctgactGCTTGGAAAGCTCTTTGAAATTGCTTTCCAAGGCAATTCCCAGTAACACCGTGGTACAAATTGCGCGTTGCTTGGGTATTACTAACATCACACAGGCGGCCTTTGGACCGAGCCACACTTCGaaaaaagcagataaatttGCCAATTTTCAAGTCTTTAGGTAAGTGGTGGAACTAGGGACACAGCAGGAGTGCAGCAAAACACGGCTAAGTGCCTGTGACCTCTGCTAAAAGCTTTGGCTGCCTCTACAGTGAGCAAATGCTATTTACCTTCCCACAGCCTCAGGCTCTCCCACTAACCCAGCTTGCCATCAGCACAGGGAATGCTATTTAgccagcagagagctggagacCAGCCCAGCAGTGAGAAGACACTTTGTCCCCCAAAACACGGGTCCAATTTTGCGGGAGGGGGTGCATTTTAATGCACATCCCTCCATCGTGCTGCAAGGAGGCTGTGAGCAAGGCTAGGAAAGGTGGGACCCACAGGCCCGGGCTGAGCTTACCTGTGTCCTTCCCCATCAGCTTCTGAAGATAATGAGGAATTTTGGAAGGCAGGCGATGGGATCCTCTTGCCACCAGCCCTCTGATGTCCTTCTGTACTGCTGCAACAGCTGCTGTCTTCAAGCCTAAGGGGAGAGGCGGGTGGGCTTTggtgagcacagagcaggcagggatgaTTCCGTGGTGccccacatccctgctgggaggTCATCTGCCCTGGGCCCAAGACTACCCTGTGCATGATACAGCACAGGGGGACCATAGATGTGACATTGCTAAGGAGACACCCATCTGATGCAGACTCGACATGTCTTTTAGGACCCTCTGTCCTGCCTGTTTTTCCCGAGcttggaggggaggggagcggggctTACCGGGCAGGCGGCGGAGGGGATCGTGGGCGATGCCACAGCACAGCTTGCCGGTGGCTTGCAgcatggcaggagcagggatacCTCCGGGAACGCGCTGCATCCCGCCGTGCCTTTATAGCCCGCCCGAAGGACGGCACCTGCTGATAGGAGCACGTTGCCGGACAGCAGCTGGGAATAAGGAGCGCTCAAGGACAAGGCAGGCGAGAGGAGGGGCCGGAGGGAGCAGCCAGACTTCTCTCTGGATGTGCACTCCCTACCTTTCTTCCTGCCCTTTGCAGGCAGCTATGAATGAACTCCAGGGCATGGCCAAGAGGGGACACTTGAGTGGTCCCCAGTGCCACTTTATTGAGGACCGTGGGGGCAAAGGCAAGCTGGTGGCACTTGGAGGGAAGGAGATGACAGCAATGTGGCTTTGCTCTCAGGGAGCGTGGAAGCTGCTCATGGAAATGGGTGCTTCCTATGAAAACTTCATAGATGTGGTGGTGGTGATTGATGCTGCTGTAATCCCTCAAACagtgctttattttcctctttccttcttcactCCCTTCTAAATGTCTCCTGCAGGCCTCGGGTGCTCACAGGGATGGTGGGATCATCACATCCTTTGG
It includes:
- the LOC116790391 gene encoding steroidogenic acute regulatory protein, mitochondrial-like, which produces MLQATGKLCCGIAHDPLRRLPGLKTAAVAAVQKDIRGLVARGSHRLPSKIPHYLQKLMGKDTAPCPEPTRGVSPSQSSSMDLSCIRQGERALQRALSTLQQHTSWQAEPVLDTSAAVSSAALPGLGRVFRAEVVLAVPVAQLHQELFERMEQMPQWNPHLSQVKVLRRVGTDTLVTHEVTTPSPGNLVGQRDLVSVRHRGRRGAAIYLVGTATRAEPLPPQEGRIRAESRLSCIVLQPLAGDPGRTRLTWLLSMDLKGWIPTAVLHRVLPQSQADFIEHLHRHLSATAGP